A segment of the Picrophilus oshimae DSM 9789 genome:
CGATGTTATTTCATTGTATGCCCATGGGTTCTCATTTTTAAACCAGTTTTTCATCTCATTATTTAATGAGAATTTATCAGCTATTCTATCGAATATTCTGTCATTGACCATTTTCGTTGTGGCAGCCCAGCCATAAAGGTGTTCGATCTTTTTTAACATCTCTGTGGCGCCGCGGTATCCAAATTTTTTCTGCGATGATATCCAGTCATCGTTTAGAAGCTTCATAACAACGGTTCTTTCTATTTCCTCACCCATCGTTCTTACCCTGGGCCTTGATGGATTAAATGTATCCTCGAACATTAAATTCGGGTTTGCGCCGGCCTTTTTAGATGCAAGGAAGAACCCGCCGGCATAGCTGTAATTGCATGAATCGTCCATTATATCTATCTCATCAATCTCCCTTTTATGCACTATTGACTCTATTTTGGATGAAATGCTTATTAGATTGCCTTTTGCCTCTGTGCCAAAGTTGTTCCTTCCATATGAATAGCCCATCCACTCTATAAAAACATCTGCAAGGTCATTTTCTGATTTCCAGCTGCTGGATTCAACAGCATTGCTTACACCGGAGCCGTATGAGCCTGGCTTTGATGAAAAGATTCTGTTTAGATGATTAAGCTCCCTGTAATGCTTTTTAATGTAATTTACATCATCGCCTTCGTTTAATGCAGCTATCTTATTTATGCCGGTGTCAATTAATTCTATTACATTAAATAGATTGTCACGCACTATACCACTGGCCTGTATTACAACGTCTATTCTTGGCCTGCCAAGCCTTTCAATTGGAACTGGTACAACATCCTTTATCTTGTTGGTGCCCTCCTGCCATACCGGTTCAAGGCCAAGGGTGTAAAGTATCTGTGATACAAGCTCGCCGTCAGACCTGTAAATATCCGTTGACCATAGAATAAATCCAAGAGTTTCTGGATACCTTTTATTTTTTTCCAGCTCATTTTTTATAAGCTTTTCAGCCAGTATCCTTCCGATTTCAAATGATGATCTTGTTGGTATCTTAAATGGATCAACAGCATAAAAGTTTCTGCCTGATGGTATAACATCGTATCTACCCCTTGCCAGTGAGCCTGAAGGACCGGTTTCTATGTAATTCCCGGATAATGCCATTAGAAGGTTTCTTTCCTCATTAATTCCGGAAATTCTTAGATTTTCTATTATTTTTTTATCTGCTTCCTCAATGTTTTCAAGGCCATTTAAATAATTAATTATCTTTTTTCTCTCCGTTTCTGGATCAACTTCAAAGCGCCTGGCGGTTGAAACGTATTCTATTAAATCGTTATCATCGATGCTCGATGCAAAAGTGTATAATCCCTTTGATGTTATTGAATCCTTGAAAAGGTTTAATCTATGCTCTATCTCATGCGTTGCCTTTCCAGGATCGTCAAATCTTATATCAAGTCCAAGGTTTTTGCAGGTTTCCTCTATTTTTTTTATTATCATGCCTGATCTATTTTTATTCTCACTCTTTTCTGATTCCTCAAAGTCATCTATTAGATCCTCAAGTTTTCTTACATCATCAGGAATATCACCATAGGCTGTTGGCGGCGTTATATAATCTAAAAGCACTGCATAGCTGCGCCTCTTTGCTATTATACCCTCACCTGGTACATTTGTTGAATAAAGATATATATGCGGCATGGTTCCAATTGATATCTCAGGGAAGCATGAACCTGATAAACCAAGGCCCTTTCCGGGTGTGAACTCCAGGGTTCCATGGGTCCCAACATGTATTATTGCATTGGCCTTGAATACGTGCCCGATATAATAATAAAATGCCAGCCAGTAATAGGTCACAGGAGTTTCAGAATCGTGTATTGATCTTATGCTATTAACATCGTCTGAATA
Coding sequences within it:
- a CDS encoding cobaltochelatase subunit CobN, with the translated sequence MKLAVLIGWNGSIIGSFIRAARETNIDLKIKYPRLDPVDDDFINFINESDAVFIHHFSGESIYSDILSKIENIISKKDLVIAIDPVLSRYSKMDPGVQSKISDYYFYGGYENIKNMLLYIKNLIEPCDYEEPKKLPFSGIYNESTGNNYKGSVGILFYRTAWADNDTMIVDALIKSLEDHNLKAIPVFTNGFGDKTRNIESAEECIKKYFLNKVDAVINMLSFSLIKENDKKTLIKMNVPVFQALIYYYKTPEEWLDSSGLDVVSTIMSAMIPEMDGTIEPIIIGAIERVSESGAVYRKLVPLNDQIIYMVKRIENWINLRRLKNNDKKIAIILHSGSSFKDLEANIGTATGLDTLESVVNILKILKNNGYDVSVPENGGALVREIMSKKAIPEGKWTSIDDIINGNSFYKLSIDEFNNYFNSLPEYSRKKIIGRWGILNDKRDYMVMDGNFIIPGLLYKNVFIGVQPKRITYSDDVNSIRSIHDSETPVTYYWLAFYYYIGHVFKANAIIHVGTHGTLEFTPGKGLGLSGSCFPEISIGTMPHIYLYSTNVPGEGIIAKRRSYAVLLDYITPPTAYGDIPDDVRKLEDLIDDFEESEKSENKNRSGMIIKKIEETCKNLGLDIRFDDPGKATHEIEHRLNLFKDSITSKGLYTFASSIDDNDLIEYVSTARRFEVDPETERKKIINYLNGLENIEEADKKIIENLRISGINEERNLLMALSGNYIETGPSGSLARGRYDVIPSGRNFYAVDPFKIPTRSSFEIGRILAEKLIKNELEKNKRYPETLGFILWSTDIYRSDGELVSQILYTLGLEPVWQEGTNKIKDVVPVPIERLGRPRIDVVIQASGIVRDNLFNVIELIDTGINKIAALNEGDDVNYIKKHYRELNHLNRIFSSKPGSYGSGVSNAVESSSWKSENDLADVFIEWMGYSYGRNNFGTEAKGNLISISSKIESIVHKREIDEIDIMDDSCNYSYAGGFFLASKKAGANPNLMFEDTFNPSRPRVRTMGEEIERTVVMKLLNDDWISSQKKFGYRGATEMLKKIEHLYGWAATTKMVNDRIFDRIADKFSLNNEMKNWFKNENPWAYNEITSRLIEANKRGIWNTDNERIKALEESYIEMEGETE